GCCGAGTCATGTGATTATGCAACACAGTGACACAGGCCTGTACAGCGCTCTATACCATGCTGCTGGGTCAGGGGTTTAAACAATGGGGGCCCACTGACTCTGTAGGGTTTGGTCGGGTATAAAAGCAAGGGTTAAACCGAACAGGACAGCAGTGCAGCAGTAGCaatagcaacagcagcagctcattcATCTACAAGTATGTCCACCACTGACATGAGCATGGGCAAGGTAAGCTCCAGGATCACTTCAAACATTAATcataaatattgaaaatattgaaACACACTAGCTCAATATGTCCATGCTTCTATTGTTAACTCATgcatcttttgttttttcagatCATCTTCTACGAGGACAGGAACTTCCAGGGTCGTTCCTATGAGTGCATGAACGACTGCGCTGACATGTCCTCCTACCTGAGCAGGTGTCACTCCTGCAGGGTTGAGAGCGGCTGCTTCATGGTCTACGACCGCACCAACTACATGGGAAACCAGTCCTTCATGAGGAGGGGCGAGTACGCCGACTACCAGAACATGATGGGAATGAGCGGTGGCATCAGGTCTTGCCGTATGATCCCCATGGTAGGAATAAAGCCGCATTCTTCATACTAAGATTCTACTTGTCACTTgatattaagacatttttattcccctacaaaaatacagcaCAGAGGCCAGTTCAGGATGAAGATCTACGAGAGGGAGCAGTTCGGTGGTCAGATGCATGAGCTGATGGACGACTGCGACAGCATCCAGGAGCGTTACCACATGAACGACTGCCAGTCCTGCAACGTGATGGACGGCCACTGGCTGATGTACGAGCAGGCCCACTACAGAGGCAAGCAGATGTACATGAGGCCCGGAGAGTACAGGAGCTTCAGGGAGATGGGATTCAGCGGCATGAGGTTCATGAGCATGAGGCGCATCATGGACATGTGctaaatattgtcatttttgaaataaaaaaatgaaagataaaacaaaaactgcAACCTGTGGCTTTTTTCCTGTTCCTTgtctacaaaaaaacaactgaataaACAATGATGATTACTAATGAGGTGCCCAAACCAAGCATGTTCACATCATTACAGAAAAtgattttattgtcatttttcacTTGAATAATCatgaaaacaataac
This DNA window, taken from Sebastes fasciatus isolate fSebFas1 chromosome 14, fSebFas1.pri, whole genome shotgun sequence, encodes the following:
- the LOC141781799 gene encoding gamma-crystallin M3-like, with the protein product MSTTDMSMGKIIFYEDRNFQGRSYECMNDCADMSSYLSRCHSCRVESGCFMVYDRTNYMGNQSFMRRGEYADYQNMMGMSGGIRSCRMIPMHRGQFRMKIYEREQFGGQMHELMDDCDSIQERYHMNDCQSCNVMDGHWLMYEQAHYRGKQMYMRPGEYRSFREMGFSGMRFMSMRRIMDMC